Within Arachis duranensis cultivar V14167 unplaced genomic scaffold, aradu.V14167.gnm2.J7QH unplaced_Scaffold_57277, whole genome shotgun sequence, the genomic segment GaccaaaaaatgcaaaaaataatgatagaataaagaaaaatacacacacgtGTGAAACCAATGAaaaacacatacacacacaaTCGCACACGTGTGAAACGatcgaaaaacacaaacaaataaataaaaaacaaacacacaAGTATGAAACGAGCAAAAACACGCACACGGGCAAAATGAGCAAAAAACACGCATACGAGCGAgaaacacacacgtgcgaaacgagcgaaaaacaagCACACGTgcaaaacaagcaaaaaacaaGCACATGTGCGAAACcagcgaaaaacacacaagtGCGAACGATAAAAAacacacgtgcaaaacgagcgaaaaacacacacacgtgcaaaatgagcgaaaaacatgcatacgtgcgaaacgagcaaaaacacaaaaaagattaaaaaaataaaaaaaacacacacgcgtgcgaaacgagcaaaaaatGCGCACACATGCGAAAACTGCAAACacgaaaaaaacacacacacgggcgaaacaagcgaaaaacaaaaaagattacaCACACACATGCGAAACGAGAGATAAACACACAAAAgtgcaaaacgagcgaaaaacgcACACACgcgcgaaacgagcgaaaaaacACACTCACAggcaaaacgagcgaaaaacacataCGTGTGAAACTAGCAAAAAACACagacacacacacatacacatgagaaacaagcgaaaaacacaaaaaaaccaCACACACACGTgaaaaacgagcgaaaaactcACATACAtgcgaaacgagcaaaaaacacgcacacgtgcgaaacgttcgaaaaacacaaaaaaacacacgtgcgaaacgagcgaaaacacacacgtgcgaaacgagcgaaaaacacacacacgtgctaaatgagcgaaaaacacacataCGTGCAAAACGAacgaaattttcaaaaaaattaaaaaacacacacgcgtgcaaaacgagcgaaaaacacacacatgcgaaacgagcaaaaaacacacacgtgtgaaactagcgaaaaacacaaaaaaacacacacacacacacatacacgtGAGAAACGAtcgaaaagtaaaaaaaacacacgtgcgaaacaagcgaaaaacatATGCGTGTGAAACTAGCGAAAAACACCAAAagcaacacacacacacacacgcgtgtgaaaaaagtgaaaaacacaaaaaaaaaacacaaacacgtGCAGAACGAGCGAAAAATACACATACGTGCCAAACTAGCGAAAACCACggacacgtgcgaaacgagcaaaaaacacgcacacgtgcaaaacgagagaaaaacaaaaaaaccacacgtgcgaaacgagcgaaaatacaaaaaagattaaaaaataaaaaaatacacacgtgcgaaacgagcaaaaaacacacgtgcgaaacgagtgaaaaacacgcacacgtgtgaaaagagtgaaaaacacaaaaaaacacacacacacacgagcgaaacgagtgaaaaacaaaaaaatacacacacgtgcaaaacgagcgaCAAACACACATAAGTccaaaacgagcgaaaaacacgcacACGTGCGAAAAgagcgaaaaatacaaaaaaatgcaCACACGTgagaaacgagcgaaaaatactCAAACGAGCGAAACGAGcaacaaacacaaaaaaaaccACACACGCCTGTGCgaaacgagtgaaaaacacagaaataaaaaaacacacccACACGCGTGCGAAAAGAGCGAAAAATACACACACGTGCGGAACGAACGAAAAACACGCACATGTGCGAAACcagcaataaaaaaataaaaagcacacacgtgcgaaacgttaaaaaacacacacaggtgcgaaacgagcaaaaaacataaaattaaataaaaaacacacacttgcaaaacgagcgaaaaacacacacacgtgggaaacgagcgaaaaacgcaaaaaaacacacacgtgtgaaacgagcaaaaaacacaaaaaaataaaaaaaactaacaaacaagtgtgaaacgagcaaaaaacacGCCCACGGCaaaatgagcgaaaaacacaaaaaacgtAGATACACGTGCTAAATGAGCGAAAcacacacacacgtgcgaaataaacgaaatacagaaaaatgaaaaacatacgcgcgtgcgaaacgagcgaaaaacacacacatacaaaatgagcgaaaaacacgcaCACATGCGAAAAGagcaaaaaacacaaagaaTAACACACACAGACACGAGTGCgaaacgagtgaaaaacacacacgtgcgaaacgagcgaaaaacacgcacATGTGCGAAACCAgcgataaacaaaaaaataaaaaaagcacaCACGTGCAAAATGATAAAAAACACACACAGgtgtgaaacgagcgaaaacacaaaaaaataaaaaaaaaaacacacttgcgaaacgagcgaaaaacacacacgtgcgaaacgagcgaaaaatgcaaaaaaaaaaaacacatacacGTGTGAGAcgagcaaaaaacacaaaaaaataaataaaaaacaaacacaGAAGTGtgaaacgagcaaaaaacacGCACACGGCGAAATgagcaaaaaatacaaaaaaagcacacacacacacgtgcTAAACGAGTTAAAAACACACAGACGTGCGAAAcaaatgaaaaacacaaaaatgaaaaCACACGAGCGCGCGTGCgtaacgagcgaaaaacacaggTGTAAAATGAACGAAATACACACACAtgtgaaacgagcgaaaaactaGCACATGTGTGAAAccagcgaaaaacacaaaagaacACACAGGTACAAAACGTAAAAAACACACATgtgtgaaacgagcgaaaaaacACACTCACGCGTGCGAAATGAGCGAAAATCATGcatacgtgcgaaacgagcgaaaaacacacgtGTGAAAAGAGCGAACACGTGTTTTTCTATCGTCAAACCACATTCAAATTTACCATTTCATCAATCTCAACCTCACATCTATCACAATAAACAAACTTTCTAATCCCTACAATCATTCAACATCATAATATCACTATAAATCATCATAATTGAACCCAACATTCATCAAATCATCATAAACCATCATTCATCAACATTCAACACACCAACACTCATTTTATttcaaacctatcctatgggtcactagcctaagtgtccataaatattatatactacatagaggaaactgaaaccataccttggccgattccctaTATAAACCAAAACTCCAAAATGGCACAAGCAAGCTCTCAACTCCAAACCAAGCTTTCAATTCCACTTCAACAAGCACCAATATGTTCCAATAGCTCccaaactcacaataatcaagctatatacatataaattaccacaaatcaacctagggttcaACATAAACATAATCTCACAAGGGTTTAATGTCTCTTACCTTTTCCAGCAGATTTGATAGCCAAAATCCAATGCTAAGCAAGCATTAAAGTGAAcgtaaacatccaaaatcacaaaaactcacttAACCAAAAGCCCTAAATACCCAAAATTTTGAGGAGAAGAAATGAAGGCATTTCGAGCTTTACTTACCAGTTTCttatatgggttttgtagagctcttcacaaggaacgcgtagctacaaacggtgcggcgattggagccctgtagctcaagatatgagcttgggaagaagatgatgaataaTGCTCAAGGgttctcttcttctacttctctttTAGCTAggggtgtgtgtgtgtgtgtgctgattggttcattaaatgaactttatatatgttgggcttgggcctaaCTTGGGCCCGGTCTAACCCGTTAGtgtttttagcccgtttggcctAACTTCGGGCCAAACTTTAAATTTAACGCCCGATTTTCgacttctaatatttttctaaggttttcaaCTGTTCTCACTTTTTCTCATGTGGTACCGGACAGACTTGAACCAGTTCCAGGTTTTTCACTGTTTTTCgcagaaaacacattttctgactcagaaagacctactgagtccaaaaatcacctTTAATTCCTCTAACTCTCTCTCTAACTTTTTGGAGTCTAATTTGGGCATTATAATCACTTAATTAACCGGTTGATTAGTTGCGGTTCTTACAGTTCGCACCTGCCCCTGTTTTATGCTCGGTTcgcatgtgtgtgtgtgtttttttgtatttttcgctcgtttcgcatgtgtgtgtgtttttttattttttgtgtttttcgctcctTTCGCATGTATGCGTGTTTTCGCTCATTTTGCACGTATATATTTTTTGCTCGTTTTACACGTGTGTTTTTCGCTCTTTTCGCAcgtatgtttatttttttgagtttttcactCGTTTGGCACGtgtatttttcgctcgtttaGCACGTACGtgtgttttttgctcgtttcacacgtgtgtgggtgtgtgtgtgtgtttcttgtgtttttcGTTGGTTTCAcatgtgtgtgttttttattctatcattattttttgtattttttgctcATTTCGCACGTATGcgtgtttttcgcttgtttcgcacatatatgtgtttttcgctcgtttcgcacgtgtgtgagtgtgtgtgtgtttcttttgttttttgttggtttcacacatgtgtgtgtttttttattctatcattattttctgtatttttcgctcatttcgcacgtatgcgtgtttttcgctcgtttcacacGTGTGTGTATTTTTTCGCTCATTTGTCTTGTGTttgttttttgctcgtttctcacgtgtgtgtgtgttttacGCTCGTTTCGTatatgtttttgtgtttttttctcatttcgcacgtgtgtgtgtgtgtgtgtgtgtttttctgtgtttttcgctcgtttcgctcGTATGCGTGTTTTTTGCTCATTTTGCCCGTGTGCGTGttttcgctcgtttcacacttgtgtgtttgttttttatttatttttttgtgtttttcgatcATTTCACACGTGTGCGAttgtgtgtgtatgtgttttTCGTTGGTTTCACacgtgtgtgtatttttctttattctatcattattttttgcattttttgatCTTTTTGCATGTATACGTATTTTTCGCTTGTTTAGCACAtatgtgtgtttttcgctcgtttcacacatgtgtgagtgtgtgtgtttcttgtgtttttcgttggtttcacacgtgtgtgtgtgtgtttttattctatcataattttttgtattttttggtcGTTTCGCACGTATGTGTATTTTTCGATCGTTTCACACATATGTGTGTTTtacgctcgtttcgcacgtgtctGAGTGTGtgtgtttcttttgtttttcgttggtttcacacgtgtgtgtgtgtgtgtgttttttttattctatcattattttttgtatttttcgctcatttcgcacgtatgcgtgtttttcgctcgtttcgcacatgTGTGTTTTTTTCCGCTCATTTGTCACATGTGTTTGTTTTCCGCTCGTTTCGCACATatgtgtgtttttcgcttgtttctcacgtgtgtatttttttagctcgtttcgcacgtgtgcgtGTTTTTCGCTTGTTGAGAggtatactttttttatttctgcaATTGTCCTTTGTTTATTTACTAAATTAAgtgtttaatataatataactgAGTTGTGATGTTACCTCTGCCGCGGAATTGTAGGTGGGTTCAGTACAGACCGGGCAACGCCAGAGGTGAGGGGCGCCTTAGGCATTACAAGCATGTCCTGAACGGCATTGGCATGCTCGCCGTAAGTCATAAATATTTATGCATACCCAGTTCAATTTATGTTATGTTTTTTGCATATGAAAATTCAATAATAACACCAACTTGTGTCTTGGAAACAGGTTGAGTGGACACCGTATGCAGACCCGCAGTTGGAGGGTCTAGTTTTGCATGCGATTGCTGAGGCTGACCACACGGCAGTTGTTGTCTGCCTGCTACTCTGCTTTGCCATTGTTGAGTGGCATCAGGTGGACCGAGCCGTGCGGCAGTTCGGTGGCCTGCAGCACATTCTGACCAGGCCATTAGACATTGACAGCATGCACGGTATGGATGGTCGATTTGGACGCGGTGAGTGGTTCCCGCAGTTGCTGGGGGGATGGCATGATTTATGGGATCATCGGGCCGACCATCGTCTGCATATTCATCATCATATAGACCTACATCCTTCACTACCGTATATGATGTGGTACCTTCAGTGGGCACACACGGAATTGTTTGGTCAGGGTGACCAACACCTAGTGCTGGTGGGGGTAGTGCCAGAGGACCTGCCTTTGTACCATCCACCTGCTCCAGTGTTACATCAGCCTGAGGATGGTCACCTCCCAGAGTTGCGACTTCCTGCTGGGAGAGGGAGAGGTAGGGGACGGGGGATAGCAAGAGGCAGAGGCAGACGTGGTGGAGGCGGAAGAAGGGAGCAGAGAGACGAGCTTTATAGGGACAGGGACCCAGTCAGCCCCCCAAGTGGTGGGGCAGAGGGAGTTAGTGGGGATGAGGCTAGTGGCCAGACTGTTGGGACTCTGTCGGGACCCTTGCCCGGAAGATACCTGTCCCTCCGACCCCCTGGGTCACATCACTCTGATGCCAGTTCTAGCCACCAGGCTGAGGGACCACAGGTTGGGACTAGCCAGCAGGAGCAGTGGGTAGTGCATGTGGACATCGGTACCCAGTTCCATTTGCCATTCAGCCCTAGTGATCTCGAACAGCATACGGACTACCAACCCATATTGTCTAACAGAACGGTCGAACTGGACCCAGGGACCTGGTAGTTTTGTTGTCTGGACCCAGGGACTGCCGCTAACTCTTCAACCGTGTAGCTAGTTCGTGAACGGTCGAACTAGTAAACATTCATGGTGTTGATGTGCTTCGAGTTGAACTCGATGGCCTTCATCAGTGTCTGCGAGAACTCGGCGCCGACTTGGAGTTGGGCAAAGCCTCGGAACCCTTCCTGGCAAAAAGTTCTCGTAACCAGAAATAAGTTGACTTAACCAGAACCGTGATTGGCGAATTCCAAGAACCTTTCGTCACTGCGTTTATGCACTCGGAGATATTCGTTTTCATGTGCCCAAATCTACGATCCTCATCCGCGTACTGCGCCCACTGCGATCGTGGCATCTCTTCTAGCCACTTTGTGATTGCCTCATTCTCGCCCCTCAGACGCCCGAAATAATGAGCGAACTCCCGTTGCGACTTTGAATACGCTGCATTAATCAGAACCTTCTTCAAGTCCTTGTTCTTGAAGTGAGTCATGAAATTGGAAGCAATGTGTCTCGTACAAAATGCTTGGAACGCATGGGGTGGTTTCCATAAACTATCATCGGCATTTAGTGCAACATCGATTGATTTGTGCCTGTCTGAAATCACTAAGACACCGGGTTGTGGAGTCACATGATGACGCAGATAGGAGAGAAAGAACGACCATGCCTCCTTTGTCTCACCCTCGACCACGGCAAACGCAATAGGCAAAATGTTTGTGTTGCCATCCTGAGCTATGGCCATCAGCAGCATGCCACCATATTTACCATAT encodes:
- the LOC107483860 gene encoding uncharacterized protein LOC107483860, with amino-acid sequence MPRRVFWTFPPCIEAFKHCKPLIFIDGTHLYGKYGGMLLMAIAQDGNTNILPIAFAVVEGETKEAWSFFLSYLRHHVTPQPGVLVISDRHKSIDVALNADDSLWKPPHAFQAFCTRHIASNFMTHFKNKDLKKVLINAAYSKSQREFAHYFGRLRGENEAITKWLEEMPRSQWAQYADEDRRFGHMKTNISECINAVTKGSWNSPITVLVKSTYFWLRELFARKGSEALPNSKSAPSSRRH